Genomic DNA from Pseudomonadota bacterium:
AAAGCAAATTTAAGAATCGAGCCGATTTCATGAGTATTTACTCCCGGAACTATCATGGGAACCAATACAACACCAATCCCGGCTTTGGCACATCGATCTATCGCCAGAATTTTTTCAGCAAGCAATTTCCTTCCTCTTAAAGAAGCATATACTTCATCGCTTATTCCGTCGAACTGTAAAAAAACCGACGCAAGACCCGCTTCTTTAAGCCTTTTAGCATAATCTTTTTGTTCAGCCAGACGCAGGCCGTTTGTATTTAACTGAATAAACCCGAATCCTTTCCGTCTGCCCATTTCAATAATTTCCGGCAAGTCATCTCTTAATGTAGGCTCTCCACCGGAAAGCTGTATATTGCATGATGGAGCAGCCTCTTTTACCCGGCTAAACAGAAATTCTATAGTTTGAATATCGGGATCGGAAACTGACGATTTCTCAGAAGATGCAAAGCAGTATTTACAAGACAGGTTGCAGCGCTGTGTGATTTCAATAAGAGCTGTGCAGGTAATCTGCCTGTGTGAAACACATAAACCGCAGTCAAACGGACAACCTTTACTAATAGCGGCATAGCATACAGGAGGTTGAACAGGTATCTTGGGTCTCATCCATGTCTTGAAAGGCGGATTATTACGCCATATTACAACAGAAAATTTTCCGTGAACTTCACATTGTTTTTCAAAAAATACATCACAGCCATCCGTTACCCTGAATGCAGGTATTTTTTTAAGACAAACCGGACACAGACTTTCTGTTTGAGATAAAACCCGGTACTTTGAAATTTCACTATTTGACATATCAATACCTTCACACTCCCCTTAATCTCAAAGGAATAGATGCAGGCTCACCATTTCTACAACCCCCTTTATCCCCCTTTTCTAAGGGGGAATTTCTAAATAATGACCTCTTTTCTAAGGGGGAATTTCTAAATGATGACCTCTTTTCTAAGGGAAGATTTGAAATGGTTGATGCCCTCATCCGCTTATTCCCCCTTAACAAAGGGGGCCAGGGGGTTGTTCCACTATAAGAAGTATTTCCATAACTTTATTATATGTATCAACAAGGATACTGCTGCAGATATTCGGGTCAGGTTTGCTTGCTTTATCACCTATTATATCCTTGCACGAAATACCGTTGTATGAAGCACAGGCAGTTTGCTCAAACCATTCACGCAGCTCAGAATACATCAAATGCAATTTTTCGTTTTCCTTTTCGTTGTCTTCTCCTTTTGCCCCATACAAAGCAAGCATGCAGGCTGCGCCTGTAAAAACTCCGCAGACATTACCGCTTCCAGCCCCACCCATGCAAAGACCTGCCATTGCCCGAACAAGATCGGAATTTGTTTTGCCTTGTGCTTCCAATGCAAGGATAATCAACAACTGGCTGCAACAGTAACCGCGGCCTGCCAGCTGAAGTATTCTGAAAGCAATTTCATCTATCATTATGTACTTCTCCTTCGGAGAAAGGGGGCCAGGATTCAAGGATTCAAGGGTTCAAGAATTTAAAACTCTAAGATAAAAAGTTATCAGTTTACTTTGAACTATAACCAATTTTTACCAATGAAGATACTTCATGCCATATATGACAATATTGTCAAGTGTATTTCATAAATACTTTACGCTTTACTCAGGGGCGACTGATAACGCAACCCAACAACATTATCTTAAAGTCTATAGAAGGTAGGTTGTATACCGTTGGCAGTTGCCTTCCGCATGATGCTCCTGAGTCGCACCAAAATCAGTAGTTCCTCAATTTAGCTTTTTTCCGCTGAATAGTTACAGAAATTCTTGAAATTTTCAAAATAAGGCGTATGTTAATTGTAATGATATTGTCAGTACATAATCCACTATATGCAGGAGACAATTATGGCAAAAACAGCAATAATTCAAACCCGTATCGATCCAAAGATAAAACAAAATGCCCAAATAATACTGAATAAATTAAATATATCAATGTCAGAGGCTATTTCGATGTACCTTTCACAAATAACGCTACATAAAGGAATTCCTTTTGAAATAAAAATTCCTAATGATGTTACAGCTAAAACACTTAAAGACACCGAAAATGGGTATGAAGTTCATCAGGTTGATTCTATTGATAAATTATTTCAGGAGCTTGATAGTTGAACCTGCATTACACAACTCAATTCAAAAAGGACTACAGAAGGATTAAGAAACAAAATAAGGATATTGCCAGATTAAGGGCTGTCATATAAAAACTGGTTGAGGGGCAATTGTTGGAGCCAAAGTATAGAGACCACCGTTTATCCGGAAACCTGGAAGGCCATCGAGATTGCCATATAGAACCAGACTGGGTATTAATCTATCGAATCACAGCCGATGATTTGTTTTTAGAAAGAACCGGCTCACATTCTGAGCTATTCAAATAGTTTCAACTGTCTGTGGCACCACGAAGGCCAGCGCGCCTGTCATAGAGCCGCGATGTCCAGTATACATGCATATAAGACATTGAAAAAGCACGGACAATTGATGTTAAAGAGGTTCGCAAAAAATTTGTATGAGTTGGACCTCTTCAATGCCTACAGCTTTTATCCTAAAAACAGGAAAAGCAGGGCAAGACATCCTGCTTTTCCAATATATCCAAATAACTCAAATAACCAGATTACCCACGTCTCCGCCTTACATTTCTCTTTACCCCTACCAATCCAATCAGCCCGGAACCGAGGAGCCAGATAGCTCCAGGTATGGGCACAGCGGAGACTTCGCCGGGACGAACTGCCAAGGCATAGTCGCCGTACCACTTAGCAACGGTGCCCTGAAGGCCACCATAGTAAAAATTGAAGTACCAGGCAGAGAGAGAATCCTCCGTCGTACCCGACCAGTACTCGTTGGCCTGCAAATTATCAAACGGGCTCGTATCACCTAAAGGCCCAAAAGCTGGTTTTAATAATGACGTATAATAAAGATGCCCCATCTCAGACGTAGTTTGATTATAACCATACAGTGGATTGCTGCCGGCGCTTG
This window encodes:
- a CDS encoding C-GCAxxG-C-C family protein, translated to MDEIAFRILQLAGRGYCCSQLLIILALEAQGKTNSDLVRAMAGLCMGGAGSGNVCGVFTGAACMLALYGAKGEDNEKENEKLHLMYSELREWFEQTACASYNGISCKDIIGDKASKPDPNICSSILVDTYNKVMEILLIVEQPPGPLC
- a CDS encoding type II toxin-antitoxin system RelB/DinJ family antitoxin → MAKTAIIQTRIDPKIKQNAQIILNKLNISMSEAISMYLSQITLHKGIPFEIKIPNDVTAKTLKDTENGYEVHQVDSIDKLFQELDS
- a CDS encoding DUF1566 domain-containing protein; its protein translation is MQKLRLLLVLGVILLVFASISSADSLEVIGTASYLGNSYNLIYEDDQGLVWLDYTSSANTWQNQVNWASELNTLGVLSYNLNPGISLSWDGDWRLPSAGSNPLYGYNQTTSEMGHLYYTSLLKPAFGPLGDTSPFDNLQANEYWSGTTEDSLSAWYFNFYYGGLQGTVAKWYGDYALAVRPGEVSAVPIPGAIWLLGSGLIGLVGVKRNVRRRRG
- a CDS encoding radical SAM protein, whose product is MSNSEISKYRVLSQTESLCPVCLKKIPAFRVTDGCDVFFEKQCEVHGKFSVVIWRNNPPFKTWMRPKIPVQPPVCYAAISKGCPFDCGLCVSHRQITCTALIEITQRCNLSCKYCFASSEKSSVSDPDIQTIEFLFSRVKEAAPSCNIQLSGGEPTLRDDLPEIIEMGRRKGFGFIQLNTNGLRLAEQKDYAKRLKEAGLASVFLQFDGISDEVYASLRGRKLLAEKILAIDRCAKAGIGVVLVPMIVPGVNTHEIGSILKFALKQYPAVRGIHFQPVSYFGRYPKKVENHDRITIPEILSALEFQSDGMVKASDFKPPGCENALCSFNGKFLVMNSEQLKPVVTDNSVCCNKPLRADIGARQSITSVARQWSGVEGQGSGFRVQGSGIEGLGSGIREKRPVRVGQGRVEEMCDLDIDGFLEFVRTRSFSISGMAFQDVWNLDLERLKDCCIHVVSNDGRLIPFCAYNLTDIQNKPIYRGI